Proteins from a single region of Oncorhynchus tshawytscha isolate Ot180627B linkage group LG03, Otsh_v2.0, whole genome shotgun sequence:
- the LOC112246600 gene encoding POU domain, class 3, transcription factor 1-like: MATTAQYIPRNNSLPSNPLMHPDSDRMHQGTTYREVQKMMHHEYLQGLAATNTGHPMSLTHHQWLPTSNTDWTSGTHIGQQEHNKASVQASREDLSSGFHHRSHLVHQQTQSSHHGSWAPTTTHHLSPLSPASNGHQSLVYSQPGYTNLNAMLSPQPASLHHGMRDPLLDDTGSHDNQMESPQQAFSHHQDHSDEDAPSSDDLEQFAKQFKQRRIKLGFTQADVGLALGTLYGNVFSQTTICRFEALQLSFKNMCKLKPLLNKWLEETDSNTGSPTNLDKIAAQGRKRKKRTSIEVGVKGALENHFLKCPKPSAHEITSLAVSLQLEKEVVRVWFCNRRQKEKRMTPIGVPHPNMEDVYSQAETPPLHHTLQSPVQ; the protein is encoded by the coding sequence ATGGCTACAACAGCTCAGTATATTCCGCGGAATAACTCCTTACCGTCCAACCCGCTCATGCATCCGGATTCGGACAGGATGCACCAGGGGACGACCTACAGAGAGGTGCAGAAAATGATGCACCACGAGTACTTGCAAGGGCTAGCGGCGACCAACACCGGACATCCGATGAGCCTGACGCACCACCAGTGGCTGCCCACCTCCAACACCGACTGGACCAGCGGCACCCATATCGGGCAACAGGAGCACAACAAAGCCAGCGTTCAGGCGAGCCGAGAGGACCTGAGCAGCGGCTTCCACCATAGATCTCACCTGGTGCACCAGCAGACGCAGAGTAGCCACCATGGGTCGTGGGCGCCAACCACGACGCACCACTTGTCCCCGCTGTCTCCTGCCTCCAACGGGCACCAGTCGCTAGTCTACTCACAGCCGGGATACACGAACCTCAACGCCATGCTAAGTCCCCAGCCCGCCTCTCTGCACCACGGCATGCGGGACCCGCTCCTCGACGATACAGGTAGCCATGACAACCAGATGGAGTCCCCCCAGCAGGCGTTCAGCCACCACCAGGACCACTCAGACGAGGATGCGCCCAGCTCCGACGACCTGGAGCAGTTCGCCAAGCAGTTCAAGCAGCGAAGGATCAAACTGGGCTTTACACAGGCGGACGTGGGCTTGGCCTTGGGCACCCTGTACGGAAACGTCTTTTCTCAGACCACTATCTGCAGGTTCGAGGCACTGCAGCTCAGCTTCAAGAACATGTGCAAACTTAAGCCACTGCTAAACAAGTGGTTGGAGGAGACAGACTCAAACACTGGCAGCCCCACCAATTTGGACAAGATTGCTGCGCAGGGCAGGAAAAGAAAGAAGAGGACCTCGATTGAAGTTGGGGTGAAAGGGGCGCTGGAAAATCATTTCTTAAAATGTCCCAAGCCCTCTGCCCATGAAATCACCAGTTTAGCCGTCTCTCTTCAATTAGAAAAAGAGGTTGTCCGTGTTTGGTTTTGCAACAGAAGACAAAAAGAGAAAAGAATGACGCCGATAGGGGTCCCTCATCCGAATATGGAGGACGTATATTCTCAAGCGGAGACACCCCCTCTTCACCACACATTACAGAGTCCTGTGCAGTGA